Proteins from one Paenibacillus amylolyticus genomic window:
- a CDS encoding CtsR family transcriptional regulator has product MRNISDIIERYLKSILHESPEGMVEIQRNDLADQFSCVPSQINYVISTRFTLEKGYLVESKRGGGGYVRIQRIELPAQSALHNHLHHSIGDEIGQTAAEGLIYQLEEARFLSKREAGLMRAAVSREVIMVKLPYRDQIRARMLKAMLISLLGK; this is encoded by the coding sequence ATGCGTAATATCTCTGATATTATCGAACGATATCTGAAGAGTATTTTGCATGAAAGTCCCGAAGGAATGGTTGAAATTCAGCGTAATGATCTGGCAGATCAATTCTCATGTGTACCTTCCCAGATCAATTATGTCATCAGCACACGATTTACACTCGAGAAGGGATACCTGGTAGAGAGTAAACGTGGCGGTGGTGGTTATGTTCGCATACAGCGCATTGAATTGCCGGCCCAATCAGCTCTGCATAATCATTTGCACCATAGTATTGGTGATGAGATTGGACAGACAGCTGCCGAAGGTCTGATCTATCAATTGGAAGAAGCTCGTTTCTTGAGCAAGCGTGAAGCCGGGTTGATGCGAGCTGCTGTATCTAGAGAGGTTATAATGGTCAAACTTCCTTACCGGGATCAAATTCGTGCCAGAATGTTGAAGGCGATGTTAATATCTTTGCTCGGTAAATGA
- a CDS encoding UvrB/UvrC motif-containing protein has product MLCQECNKRPATLHFTKIVNGEKTEFHICESCAREKGEMIPGTAGGFSIHNLLSGLLDFDPAGKSGSAGTPPAKALQCEECGMTYSQFSKIGRFGCSSCYKYFDSRLDPLFKRVHGSTSHVGKVPARAGGRIKVKRQIADLKRELQESITQEEFEEAAQIRDQIRELEKGIAQE; this is encoded by the coding sequence ATGCTGTGCCAAGAATGCAATAAACGTCCGGCGACACTTCATTTTACGAAGATCGTAAATGGAGAGAAGACGGAATTCCATATTTGTGAGTCATGTGCCCGTGAAAAAGGGGAAATGATCCCCGGAACAGCAGGCGGGTTTTCCATTCACAACTTGTTGTCAGGGTTGCTTGATTTTGATCCAGCCGGCAAAAGTGGATCGGCAGGAACACCACCTGCAAAAGCACTTCAGTGTGAAGAGTGCGGTATGACGTACTCACAATTCAGCAAAATAGGCCGATTCGGCTGCAGTTCATGTTATAAATATTTTGACAGCCGTCTGGATCCGTTGTTCAAGCGGGTTCATGGCAGTACATCCCATGTAGGCAAAGTGCCTGCACGAGCTGGTGGTCGCATCAAGGTGAAACGACAAATCGCTGATCTGAAGCGTGAGCTCCAGGAAAGCATCACCCAAGAGGAATTTGAAGAGGCGGCTCAGATTCGTGACCAGATCAGAGAACTTGAAAAAGGAATAGCTCAGGAGTAA
- a CDS encoding protein arginine kinase, giving the protein MPNLRFTEKALSDWMRSDAADSEIVISSRVRIARNLQHVPFPMLASNEQSEEVLNKLSEVLQYDDVHAFGDFHTLDLIDIDDLDKRVLVEKHLISPSLANESRNGAVILSEDESVSIMINEEDHLRIQCLYPGFQVKEAWEKASAIDDAFEAHVDYAFDDRRGYLTSCPTNVGTGVRASVMMHLPALVMTQQIGRILTAVSQVGLTVRGIYGEGSEAMGNLFQISNQITLGQTEQEVIENLHGVVLQMIGHERTARERLITDSRLRITDRVMRSYGILSHAAVVDSKEAAQRLSDVRLGVDLGLLDGLSITVMNELNVMTQPGFLQKTFGEDMRTDERDIYRAQLIRDTINAAKQS; this is encoded by the coding sequence ATGCCTAATCTGCGCTTTACAGAGAAGGCGCTCAGCGACTGGATGCGCAGTGATGCGGCTGATTCCGAAATCGTCATTAGCAGCCGTGTTCGGATTGCGCGCAATCTTCAGCATGTTCCGTTTCCGATGCTGGCTTCCAATGAGCAATCGGAAGAGGTGCTGAATAAGCTGAGCGAAGTACTTCAATACGATGACGTTCATGCCTTTGGGGATTTCCACACGTTGGATCTAATCGATATTGACGATCTCGACAAACGGGTGCTGGTGGAAAAACATCTCATCAGTCCAAGTCTTGCGAATGAATCCAGAAATGGTGCGGTTATTCTCAGTGAGGATGAGTCTGTCAGTATTATGATTAATGAAGAGGATCATCTTCGTATCCAGTGCCTCTATCCGGGGTTCCAGGTGAAAGAAGCCTGGGAGAAAGCTTCCGCAATAGATGATGCTTTTGAAGCGCATGTGGATTATGCTTTTGATGATCGCAGAGGTTACTTAACCAGCTGTCCTACCAATGTAGGTACAGGGGTCAGAGCATCTGTCATGATGCACTTGCCTGCCCTGGTGATGACACAGCAGATTGGCCGTATTTTAACCGCAGTTTCCCAAGTGGGATTGACTGTGAGGGGGATATATGGTGAAGGCAGTGAGGCCATGGGGAACCTGTTCCAGATCTCGAACCAGATTACACTGGGACAGACCGAACAGGAAGTCATTGAGAACCTGCATGGTGTTGTGTTACAGATGATTGGTCATGAACGTACAGCCAGAGAAAGGTTGATTACGGACTCCAGACTTCGAATCACGGATCGTGTAATGCGTTCTTACGGCATATTGTCTCATGCAGCAGTTGTGGATTCAAAGGAAGCTGCACAACGATTATCGGATGTACGCCTCGGTGTGGATCTCGGCTTGTTGGATGGACTGTCGATCACGGTAATGAATGAGTTGAATGTGATGACACAGCCGGGATTTTTGCAGAAAACATTCGGGGAAGATATGCGCACAGATGAGCGTGACATCTATCGGGCCCAGTTGATTCGTGATACGATCAATGCAGCGAAGCAGTCCTAG
- the radA gene encoding DNA repair protein RadA, protein MAKVKTKFQCTECGYEAPKWYGKCPGCQSWNSMVEETETVVKTQGRNSPLFDSKDKPLPIIDIDSGQEPRVQTGIGELNRVLGGGIVPGSLVLVGGDPGIGKSTLMLQTSHALTHSGLRVLYVSGEESVKQTKLRADRLGALSAELYVLCETNMERVEEAVDQIQPHFLVIDSIQTVYLPEVTSAPGSVAQVRECTSRFMRIAKGRGIATVLVGHVTKEGAIAGPRMLEHMVDCVLYFEGERHHTYRLLRAVKNRFGSTNEIGIFEMGEDGLREVGNPSELFLSERPLGVAGSTVVASMEGTRPMLVELQALISTTHFPSPRRMATGIDHHRLNLIIAVLEKRMGMFLQTQDAYLNVAGGVRLDEPAVDLAVAVSIASSLRDVPTKPDDVIFGEIGLTGEVRAVSRAEQRVKEAAKLGFKRVILPEKSLKGWKHPRGIQLIGVNTVADALAVALD, encoded by the coding sequence GTGGCCAAAGTTAAAACCAAGTTTCAATGTACGGAATGCGGCTATGAAGCCCCCAAGTGGTACGGTAAGTGTCCGGGTTGTCAGTCATGGAACTCGATGGTGGAAGAGACAGAGACGGTCGTCAAAACACAAGGGAGAAATTCTCCCCTGTTTGACAGTAAAGATAAACCGCTTCCTATCATAGATATAGATAGCGGTCAGGAACCGCGTGTACAGACTGGAATCGGAGAGCTGAACCGGGTATTGGGTGGCGGAATCGTTCCAGGTTCCCTTGTTCTGGTGGGCGGAGATCCAGGTATCGGTAAATCAACGTTGATGTTGCAGACATCCCATGCGTTGACGCATTCGGGTCTGCGGGTGTTATATGTATCGGGAGAGGAATCCGTCAAGCAAACCAAATTGCGGGCGGATCGTCTCGGGGCACTCTCTGCCGAGTTGTATGTGCTGTGTGAAACCAATATGGAACGTGTAGAGGAAGCGGTGGATCAGATCCAGCCGCATTTTCTTGTCATCGACTCCATTCAGACGGTATATCTTCCCGAAGTTACCAGTGCGCCCGGTAGTGTAGCACAGGTAAGGGAATGTACATCAAGGTTCATGCGGATTGCCAAAGGCAGAGGCATCGCAACGGTTCTCGTGGGGCATGTTACCAAAGAAGGTGCCATTGCCGGTCCGCGTATGTTAGAACATATGGTGGATTGTGTGCTTTATTTTGAAGGAGAACGGCATCATACGTATCGCTTACTGCGTGCAGTGAAGAACCGTTTTGGTTCCACCAATGAGATTGGCATTTTTGAAATGGGGGAAGATGGCCTTCGTGAAGTCGGTAATCCCTCAGAGTTATTTCTGTCTGAACGTCCGCTTGGGGTGGCTGGATCTACTGTAGTGGCGAGTATGGAAGGCACACGTCCGATGCTTGTAGAATTACAGGCTTTGATTTCCACGACACATTTCCCTTCTCCCAGACGGATGGCAACAGGTATCGATCATCATCGTTTGAATCTGATTATAGCGGTGCTGGAGAAGCGCATGGGTATGTTCCTGCAGACACAGGATGCGTATCTGAACGTGGCGGGTGGAGTGCGGCTGGATGAACCCGCTGTAGATTTGGCGGTGGCTGTCAGCATTGCATCCAGTTTGAGAGATGTGCCAACCAAGCCGGATGATGTTATCTTTGGCGAGATCGGTCTGACAGGTGAGGTTCGTGCCGTATCAAGGGCAGAACAGCGTGTAAAAGAAGCCGCCAAGCTGGGCTTCAAACGAGTCATTTTACCAGAAAAAAGCTTAAAGGGCTGGAAACATCCTCGCGGGATACAACTGATCGGTGTGAATACCGTGGCAGATGCACTAGCGGTTGCTTTAGATTAG
- the pssA gene encoding CDP-diacylglycerol--serine O-phosphatidyltransferase yields the protein MLTRFIPNLFTLGNLFLGMMAILLAIDGNYSLAAIMVIVAMLLDGLDGRVARALNAQSEFGKELDSLSDMVSFGAAPALIIFMVSFQDSMPILAWIATASFPICGAIRLARFNVRPGIPGYFTGLPIPAAGGVLATLSLFNKDIGPVSMMIATLLLSYLMVSSLKYPNFKKVGLPRKAIWIAPWVVLFAIAVAVIFPEQLSKLIFIPLVLYALYGMKHNVRTAASRSRAKKRKDEKSSRPSDR from the coding sequence ATGCTAACCAGATTCATTCCGAATCTCTTTACCTTGGGTAATCTGTTTCTTGGAATGATGGCAATTTTGCTTGCGATTGATGGAAATTACAGTTTGGCTGCCATAATGGTTATTGTAGCGATGCTGCTGGATGGTCTGGATGGCCGAGTGGCACGTGCACTCAATGCACAAAGCGAATTCGGCAAAGAATTGGATTCCTTGTCAGACATGGTTTCCTTTGGTGCAGCACCTGCGCTGATCATATTTATGGTCTCGTTTCAAGATTCAATGCCGATTCTCGCTTGGATCGCAACAGCGTCTTTTCCAATCTGTGGAGCCATTCGTCTTGCGCGGTTTAATGTTCGTCCGGGAATCCCCGGGTACTTCACGGGTTTGCCGATACCGGCAGCTGGCGGAGTGCTGGCTACATTGTCCTTGTTCAACAAGGATATTGGCCCGGTCAGCATGATGATCGCTACGTTGCTGTTATCGTATCTGATGGTCAGTTCGCTTAAATATCCCAATTTCAAAAAGGTCGGGTTGCCGCGCAAGGCAATCTGGATTGCACCATGGGTTGTGTTATTTGCCATAGCCGTAGCCGTTATTTTCCCGGAGCAGTTATCCAAATTGATCTTTATTCCGCTTGTGTTATACGCCTTGTATGGAATGAAACATAATGTGCGCACAGCGGCCTCGCGTAGTCGGGCGAAAAAGCGTAAGGATGAGAAATCTTCCCGTCCTTCCGATCGTTAA
- a CDS encoding PIN/TRAM domain-containing protein, with amino-acid sequence MWKKGILTFTGLCGAWFGYTAYHLAGKSVPWMAEWIQSAGLLGAGVSTLLGAVMFMAVCNIGGTLMADRLHSGINSLAKVPMNELAAGAAGTVAGLLVALLLYPIVGWMGTAGEVLQVALTVISAYSGYTLAMAKKDDLGAFWMSGRWGHPEVDEDRRMEEHKILDTSVIIDGRIADICKTGFIEGTIVIPEFVLEELQHIADSSDLLKRNRGRRGLDILNKIQKELDVKVLIYEGDFEEISEVDSKLVKLAKVLQGKVVTNDFNLNKVCELQGVSVLNINDLANAVKPVVLPGEEIMVQIIKDGKEHGQGVAYLDDGTMIVVEGGREYIGMMMEVLVTSVLQTSAGRMIFAKPKLLEKAQ; translated from the coding sequence ATGTGGAAAAAAGGCATTTTAACTTTTACAGGATTGTGCGGTGCATGGTTCGGCTACACGGCATATCATCTGGCAGGAAAATCGGTCCCATGGATGGCTGAATGGATTCAGTCAGCAGGATTACTGGGAGCTGGTGTATCGACGCTGCTCGGAGCTGTAATGTTTATGGCTGTATGTAATATTGGTGGAACATTGATGGCAGACAGACTGCATAGCGGAATCAATTCATTGGCAAAAGTACCTATGAACGAACTGGCTGCAGGTGCCGCAGGTACCGTTGCGGGGTTGCTGGTCGCCTTGCTGCTCTACCCCATTGTTGGATGGATGGGAACGGCAGGAGAGGTGCTGCAAGTGGCGCTGACGGTAATTAGTGCTTATTCCGGCTACACCCTGGCCATGGCGAAGAAAGACGATCTGGGGGCTTTCTGGATGTCTGGACGGTGGGGTCATCCCGAGGTGGACGAGGATAGACGGATGGAAGAACATAAAATTCTGGATACCAGTGTGATTATCGATGGGCGGATCGCGGATATATGCAAAACCGGATTTATTGAAGGCACAATTGTCATTCCGGAATTTGTTCTGGAGGAGCTGCAACATATTGCCGACTCATCGGATCTGCTCAAGCGGAACAGAGGACGGCGAGGACTGGACATTTTGAACAAAATCCAGAAGGAACTTGATGTAAAAGTCCTGATCTACGAAGGGGATTTCGAGGAAATCTCCGAGGTGGACAGCAAACTGGTTAAACTGGCTAAAGTGCTTCAGGGCAAAGTGGTCACCAATGACTTTAATCTGAACAAAGTGTGCGAACTCCAGGGTGTATCTGTGCTGAACATTAATGATCTCGCCAATGCCGTTAAGCCAGTTGTTCTGCCCGGTGAGGAGATCATGGTGCAGATCATCAAGGACGGCAAGGAGCATGGTCAAGGTGTAGCCTATCTGGATGACGGCACAATGATCGTGGTGGAGGGCGGACGCGAGTATATTGGCATGATGATGGAAGTGCTGGTGACCAGTGTACTGCAGACTTCAGCGGGACGAATGATTTTTGCCAAGCCGAAACTGTTGGAAAAAGCCCAATAA
- the ispF gene encoding 2-C-methyl-D-erythritol 2,4-cyclodiphosphate synthase, whose translation MIRVGQGFDVHQLVEGRPCIIGGVTIPYEKGLLGHSDADVLLHAISDAILGALALGDIGKHFPDTDPEFKDADSLKLLEHVWQLVKDRGYKLGNIDSTIIAQKPKMAPYIPQMAEVIAKALEADVTQVNVKATTTEQLGFPGRGEGIAAQSVVCLVRV comes from the coding sequence ATGATACGTGTAGGACAGGGATTTGATGTACATCAGCTGGTAGAGGGACGCCCGTGTATTATTGGCGGAGTAACGATTCCTTATGAAAAAGGACTGCTGGGTCACTCGGACGCAGACGTGCTGCTGCACGCGATTAGTGATGCCATTCTGGGTGCGCTGGCACTCGGGGATATTGGCAAGCACTTCCCGGATACCGATCCGGAATTCAAAGATGCCGACAGCCTGAAATTGCTGGAGCATGTATGGCAGCTTGTGAAGGATCGCGGATATAAGCTGGGAAATATCGATTCGACGATTATCGCCCAGAAGCCGAAGATGGCTCCTTACATCCCGCAGATGGCTGAGGTTATTGCCAAGGCACTGGAAGCGGATGTAACACAGGTGAACGTGAAAGCAACAACAACAGAGCAACTGGGATTCCCAGGACGGGGAGAGGGCATTGCCGCTCAGTCCGTGGTTTGCCTTGTACGTGTGTGA
- the cysE gene encoding serine O-acetyltransferase, with translation MFKKIRSDIQAVFENDPAARGWFEVVFTYSGLHAIWAHRIAHFLYKRRWFSFARFISQVSRFMTGIEIHPGARIGNRLFIDHGMGVVIGETCEIGDDVVIYQGVTLGGTGKEKGKRHPTIGNNVVISSGAKVLGSFSVGDQCNIGANSVVLKEVPSNSTVVGIPGRIVKQDGRRVDRLNQQLPDPVVDSLRSMQQELERLQEEVRTLQNARENETVRDT, from the coding sequence ATGTTCAAGAAGATCAGATCAGATATCCAGGCGGTGTTTGAGAACGATCCGGCAGCCCGGGGATGGTTTGAAGTGGTATTTACCTACTCAGGGCTGCACGCGATATGGGCACACCGGATTGCACATTTTTTATACAAACGAAGATGGTTCTCGTTCGCCAGGTTCATTTCACAGGTAAGTCGATTCATGACAGGAATTGAGATCCATCCAGGAGCTAGGATCGGGAATCGGTTGTTTATTGACCATGGAATGGGCGTCGTTATTGGGGAAACATGTGAGATTGGTGATGATGTTGTTATCTATCAGGGGGTTACCCTCGGCGGAACAGGGAAAGAAAAAGGAAAGAGACATCCGACCATTGGCAATAATGTAGTTATCTCATCGGGAGCCAAAGTGCTGGGTTCATTTAGCGTGGGGGATCAATGCAACATTGGTGCAAACTCCGTCGTGCTTAAGGAGGTCCCTTCCAACAGTACCGTTGTAGGTATACCGGGAAGAATTGTTAAACAGGATGGCCGACGGGTAGACCGCCTCAATCAACAATTGCCCGATCCGGTCGTTGACTCCTTGCGGAGCATGCAACAAGAACTCGAACGCTTGCAGGAAGAAGTACGTACACTGCAGAATGCCCGTGAAAATGAGACTGTGCGTGATACGTGA
- the cysS gene encoding cysteine--tRNA ligase has product MTLQIYNTMSRTKEEFVPQEPGKVKMYVCGPTVYDYIHIGNARPVIFFDTVRGYLEQTGHDVNYVVNFTDVDDKLIRKAEQLGTDVPHVAEKFIAAYYEDLEGLGIPKASSNPRVTENMPLIIDFIRELVEKGFAYENGGDVYYRTGKFSEYGKLSKQNLQELQFGIRVGVDERKEHPEDFVLWKAAKPGEIYWSSPWGDGRPGWHIECSAMAREFLGDTLDIHGGGQDLQFPHHECECAQSEVLTGKPLANYWMHNGFIRIDNEKMSKSLGNGVLVKDLRNQYKREAIRYFMLSTHYRNPLNFTEDTMEQAQNSVDRIANAVGNLNHRLNAVTVDQDITAEFAARLDQIRQQYHEKMQDDFNTPDAITAMFEWAGEANQLLQQEVVNAADIRALLELFSELNAVLRIYTDAEPELLDEEVERLIEERVESRKSKNWARADEIRDELSARGILLEDTAQGMRWRRK; this is encoded by the coding sequence ATGACGCTTCAGATTTATAATACAATGAGTCGTACCAAAGAGGAGTTTGTTCCCCAAGAGCCAGGGAAAGTAAAAATGTATGTCTGCGGACCAACGGTTTATGACTACATTCATATCGGGAATGCACGCCCGGTTATCTTTTTCGACACGGTTCGTGGATACCTGGAACAGACAGGACATGATGTAAACTACGTGGTGAACTTCACGGATGTCGATGACAAGCTGATTCGCAAAGCAGAACAACTTGGAACAGACGTTCCTCATGTCGCGGAGAAGTTTATTGCGGCCTACTATGAAGACCTTGAAGGATTGGGTATTCCCAAGGCAAGCAGCAACCCTAGAGTAACGGAGAACATGCCGTTGATCATTGATTTTATCCGTGAGCTGGTCGAAAAAGGATTTGCGTATGAAAATGGCGGTGACGTTTATTATCGTACAGGCAAATTCAGCGAATATGGCAAACTTTCGAAACAGAATTTGCAGGAGCTGCAATTCGGAATCCGCGTGGGTGTGGACGAGCGTAAAGAGCATCCCGAAGATTTTGTGCTCTGGAAGGCAGCCAAGCCAGGTGAGATCTATTGGTCCAGTCCTTGGGGCGATGGTCGACCAGGCTGGCATATTGAGTGCTCGGCCATGGCTAGGGAGTTCCTTGGTGATACACTGGATATTCACGGGGGCGGACAAGATCTGCAGTTCCCGCATCATGAGTGCGAATGCGCCCAATCGGAGGTATTAACAGGTAAGCCACTTGCGAACTATTGGATGCATAATGGATTCATCCGGATTGATAATGAGAAGATGTCGAAATCACTCGGTAACGGTGTTCTCGTTAAAGATCTGCGAAATCAATATAAACGTGAAGCGATCCGTTATTTCATGTTGTCTACCCATTATCGTAACCCATTGAACTTCACGGAGGATACGATGGAGCAGGCACAGAACAGTGTGGACCGGATTGCGAATGCTGTAGGTAACCTGAACCATCGTCTGAACGCGGTAACCGTAGATCAGGATATCACAGCAGAGTTTGCGGCAAGACTCGACCAGATTCGTCAGCAGTACCACGAGAAGATGCAGGATGATTTCAATACTCCTGATGCGATTACTGCCATGTTTGAGTGGGCAGGGGAAGCCAACCAACTGTTGCAGCAAGAAGTAGTTAATGCAGCAGACATTCGTGCGCTCCTCGAGTTGTTCAGTGAACTGAATGCTGTGCTGCGCATCTATACTGATGCAGAGCCAGAACTTCTGGATGAGGAAGTGGAACGTCTGATTGAAGAGCGTGTGGAATCACGCAAGTCCAAAAACTGGGCAAGAGCAGATGAAATTCGTGATGAATTGTCTGCACGCGGCATTCTGCTTGAAGATACGGCACAGGGTATGAGATGGCGGCGTAAATGA
- a CDS encoding ribonuclease III domain-containing protein, whose product MSEEHSNTPKQQEQVTEGGWFPYPPSRPARLIPPISLAYIGDAVYEVAVRQYLLSKANMRPNHLHRSATGLVSAKAQSRILATIEAELTEEERDIVRQGRNAKSGSVPKNADVLEYRHATAFECLIGYLYSTGHHDRMIELIGLGIEHAEQQSPASTKK is encoded by the coding sequence ATGAGCGAAGAACATTCAAATACACCAAAACAACAGGAGCAGGTCACAGAGGGAGGTTGGTTCCCTTACCCTCCTTCCAGACCTGCGAGGTTGATTCCGCCTATTTCACTGGCCTATATTGGTGATGCGGTGTACGAGGTGGCTGTTCGTCAATATCTGTTGTCGAAGGCCAACATGCGTCCCAATCATCTGCACCGCAGTGCAACCGGTTTGGTATCAGCGAAGGCACAGAGCCGTATACTTGCAACGATTGAGGCTGAACTGACAGAGGAAGAACGAGATATCGTCCGGCAAGGGCGGAATGCCAAGTCGGGTAGTGTACCCAAAAATGCCGATGTGTTGGAGTACAGGCACGCCACGGCTTTTGAATGTCTCATTGGTTATCTCTATAGCACTGGTCATCATGATCGCATGATTGAACTGATCGGGCTTGGCATTGAGCACGCGGAACAACAATCGCCAGCGTCGACAAAAAAATAG
- the rlmB gene encoding 23S rRNA (guanosine(2251)-2'-O)-methyltransferase RlmB encodes MEEEWIAGKHSVTEALRSGRTINKIWIADTAQKHLTQPIISEAKKLGIVIQHVDKRKLDQTVPGIQHQGVVAQAAPYAYVEVEDILAAAKAKNEHPFLILLDEIEDPHNLGSILRTADCTGAHGVIVPKRRSAAVTVTVSKTSAGAVEYVPVARVSNLAQTIDRLKEEGVWVVGTDVTAHEGVFGNGVFTGPVALVIGNENKGMGRLIREKCDVLIKLPMQGQINSLNASVAAGVVMYEVLRSRQAQE; translated from the coding sequence ATGGAAGAAGAATGGATCGCCGGTAAACACTCCGTAACGGAGGCGCTGCGTTCAGGCCGGACCATTAATAAAATATGGATTGCCGATACAGCACAGAAACATCTGACTCAACCTATTATCTCGGAAGCCAAAAAACTAGGCATTGTCATTCAACACGTGGACAAGCGTAAGCTGGATCAAACGGTGCCTGGCATTCAGCATCAGGGGGTAGTTGCACAAGCTGCGCCTTACGCTTATGTGGAGGTAGAAGACATTCTTGCCGCAGCGAAAGCGAAGAATGAGCATCCTTTCCTAATTCTGCTAGATGAGATCGAAGATCCTCATAACCTGGGGTCGATTTTGCGGACAGCAGACTGCACGGGTGCGCATGGTGTTATTGTACCCAAACGGCGCTCGGCAGCGGTAACGGTAACCGTGTCCAAAACTTCTGCAGGCGCAGTCGAGTACGTGCCAGTAGCTCGTGTAAGTAATCTTGCTCAGACGATCGATCGCCTTAAAGAAGAAGGTGTGTGGGTTGTAGGGACGGATGTTACGGCTCATGAAGGTGTCTTTGGTAACGGCGTCTTTACTGGCCCTGTGGCATTGGTTATTGGCAATGAGAATAAAGGAATGGGACGACTCATTCGCGAGAAATGCGACGTGCTGATCAAATTGCCGATGCAAGGTCAGATTAATTCCCTGAATGCTTCCGTGGCTGCGGGTGTTGTCATGTATGAAGTGCTCCGCTCACGTCAAGCGCAGGAATAG
- a CDS encoding NYN domain-containing protein encodes MADSRDVLLVDGYNMIGDWPELTKLAESGLEEARNRLLFRLADYQAFSGRRVIVVFDAYLVPGLGKSFTQSKVQIYFTKEKETADECIERLVRELSMRRRQIYVATSDMVEQHVIFGQGALRVSARELLIEVEQNEKELKKRLEEDQAKTTRNTLGGKLSPDVLKEFERWRRE; translated from the coding sequence ATGGCTGATTCCCGTGATGTGCTTCTTGTAGACGGGTACAACATGATTGGCGACTGGCCGGAATTAACCAAGCTGGCGGAAAGTGGACTTGAAGAGGCACGTAACAGGCTTCTCTTTCGTCTTGCTGACTACCAGGCTTTCTCCGGCCGGCGAGTCATTGTTGTATTTGACGCCTACCTCGTGCCTGGACTCGGTAAATCCTTTACACAGAGCAAAGTGCAGATCTATTTTACGAAGGAAAAAGAGACGGCAGACGAATGCATTGAGAGACTCGTTCGGGAACTAAGCATGAGAAGACGCCAAATCTATGTGGCTACGAGCGATATGGTAGAGCAACATGTTATTTTTGGACAGGGAGCGCTACGCGTATCTGCAAGGGAATTGCTTATTGAAGTGGAGCAGAACGAAAAGGAGTTAAAGAAACGACTGGAAGAGGATCAGGCGAAGACCACACGCAACACGCTTGGGGGCAAGTTAAGTCCGGACGTATTGAAAGAGTTCGAGCGATGGCGCCGGGAATAA